From Mycoplasma sp. 2045, a single genomic window includes:
- a CDS encoding HPr family phosphocarrier protein, with protein sequence MKEFTAKIIDPIGLHARPATLIVSTATKFKSDSKLIYNGREANLKSIMNIMALGIKHGAEITVKVLGEDEEAAVKAIEAALKNHGLI encoded by the coding sequence ATGAAAGAATTCACAGCTAAAATTATTGATCCAATTGGTTTACATGCTAGACCAGCAACTTTAATTGTTTCAACGGCTACAAAATTTAAATCAGATTCTAAATTAATTTACAATGGACGTGAAGCTAATTTAAAATCAATTATGAACATTATGGCTTTAGGAATTAAACACGGAGCTGAAATTACAGTTAAAGTGCTTGGAGAAGATGAAGAAGCAGCAGTAAAAGCTATTGAAGCTGCTTTAAAAAATCATGGTTTAATTTAA
- a CDS encoding YneF family protein, with the protein MVEMQTGAFVGMIIAVVIFVVIATALVTFFIAKRMFEKQLRENPPINEKMIRVMFKQMGRTASETQIRQIMKSMNAEKNKK; encoded by the coding sequence ATGGTTGAAATGCAAACTGGAGCATTTGTTGGGATGATTATTGCTGTTGTAATATTTGTAGTTATTGCAACTGCTTTAGTAACATTCTTTATTGCTAAAAGAATGTTTGAAAAACAACTTAGAGAAAACCCACCTATCAATGAAAAAATGATTAGAGTAATGTTCAAACAAATGGGTAGAACAGCATCAGAAACACAAATTCGTCAAATTATGAAATCAATGAATGCTGAAAAAAATAAAAAATAA
- a CDS encoding P68 family surface lipoprotein — MTKFKKLLINGAALLALTAPVISISCRNEGGVSASGETFTQEEKNGSEINGSTLGDRILNNETPNMSSTEPYTITVGDKILIGHTFSDGGVQQKALAALVEKYNTEVAPKLKGSLPVGLKRLGSGYSAGKDIVTKGLSSRQTSDFMNLILNYSTVASELAKAKMLLSFNDNLKSASTDLSQFSEKFITSNFQTENIDLPSTWILPAFKSTTIFSINAPVLSYILDTLVEKGMQVAEDFQEEYNNIKAKGQGDRSGVKKIWGEPVANVETIVNEYKGTGGNVKKLSKAIFNSYAELLDFAAMAQKLFVNSAATNSTLHVFGVDDYTALYNQALYSALLKEQVDAAKSAGTTLTQEDALKQASAAMIESVSRNGGKLSINYDVLKKQSTSAYVKTQEIFNKTKAAIETGGLKIYPGGQYSSNDQTKHYMAFSIGSTAGYSHNYVSGESSDLINSLNKGASVTIDEKGSSLKLSENKKTPGIVLLSKLESGKLAFGKYKNAIHSASEATFPNGKNANYELQFVNAAEETAFTSALTDEALPKASLIIINKDGSDKIIEKAKAQNVPVAELKKKNGTKYYGILLLDSVENKLLKSADEALVAKLTAMGYTIKVATALELLGKEELISQPVPLRWTSEDPYNVVYVQGPSMIGVHTTEAGDLATKLFVNWLMTSETTYERFTIQGNSGAEEVIAENLTPRDMFQSAMGYILPYKGFEKNTDFPTKGKLNPYLKTAFELFSNVAKSTDADEVPYVTFEEPGSIFADSFRSGVQGAWDSLQAGIDSNKADSSHAKPTFEDFIRNATVK, encoded by the coding sequence ATGACAAAATTCAAAAAATTATTAATTAACGGAGCAGCTTTATTAGCTCTTACAGCTCCAGTTATTTCAATCTCTTGTCGTAACGAAGGTGGTGTAAGCGCATCTGGTGAAACATTTACTCAAGAAGAAAAAAATGGATCAGAAATTAATGGTTCAACATTAGGTGACAGAATTTTAAACAATGAAACACCTAACATGTCATCAACCGAACCTTACACAATTACAGTTGGTGACAAAATTCTTATTGGTCACACATTCTCAGATGGTGGTGTTCAACAAAAAGCTTTAGCAGCTTTAGTTGAAAAATACAACACAGAAGTTGCGCCAAAACTTAAAGGTTCATTACCAGTAGGACTAAAACGTTTAGGTTCAGGATACTCAGCTGGTAAAGATATTGTTACAAAAGGTCTTTCATCAAGACAAACCTCAGACTTTATGAACCTTATCTTAAACTATAGTACAGTTGCTTCAGAGTTAGCAAAAGCAAAAATGCTTTTAAGCTTTAATGATAACTTAAAATCAGCAAGTACAGATTTATCACAATTCTCAGAAAAATTCATTACTTCTAACTTCCAAACAGAAAATATTGATTTACCATCAACATGAATTTTACCTGCGTTTAAATCAACAACAATTTTCTCAATTAACGCACCGGTTCTTTCATACATTCTTGATACTTTAGTAGAAAAAGGTATGCAAGTTGCAGAAGATTTTCAAGAAGAATACAACAACATTAAAGCAAAAGGTCAAGGAGACCGTTCAGGTGTTAAGAAAATCTGAGGAGAACCTGTTGCAAACGTTGAAACAATTGTTAACGAATACAAAGGAACAGGTGGTAATGTTAAGAAATTAAGCAAAGCAATCTTTAACTCATATGCTGAATTACTTGATTTTGCAGCTATGGCACAAAAATTATTTGTAAACTCAGCTGCAACAAATTCAACATTACACGTATTTGGAGTAGACGACTATACAGCTTTATACAACCAAGCTTTATATAGTGCTTTACTTAAAGAACAAGTTGATGCAGCTAAATCAGCTGGAACAACATTAACTCAAGAAGATGCCCTTAAACAAGCTTCAGCAGCAATGATTGAATCAGTATCAAGAAATGGTGGAAAATTATCTATCAACTATGATGTTCTTAAAAAACAAAGTACATCAGCTTATGTAAAAACACAAGAAATCTTTAACAAAACAAAAGCTGCTATTGAAACAGGAGGATTAAAAATCTATCCTGGTGGTCAATATTCATCAAATGACCAAACAAAACACTACATGGCGTTTTCAATCGGCTCAACAGCTGGATATTCACACAACTATGTTTCAGGTGAATCATCAGATTTAATTAACAGCCTTAACAAAGGTGCGTCAGTTACAATCGATGAAAAAGGAAGCTCATTAAAACTTTCTGAAAACAAGAAAACTCCAGGAATAGTTTTATTATCAAAATTAGAATCTGGAAAATTGGCATTCGGAAAATACAAAAATGCAATTCACAGTGCATCAGAAGCAACATTCCCTAATGGCAAAAATGCTAATTATGAACTTCAATTTGTTAATGCAGCTGAAGAAACAGCATTTACTAGTGCATTGACAGATGAAGCATTACCAAAAGCATCATTAATTATAATTAACAAAGATGGTAGTGATAAAATTATCGAAAAAGCTAAAGCACAAAACGTTCCAGTCGCTGAATTGAAAAAGAAAAATGGCACAAAATACTATGGTATTTTACTTTTAGATTCAGTTGAAAACAAATTACTTAAAAGCGCTGACGAAGCTCTTGTTGCTAAATTAACTGCAATGGGATACACAATTAAAGTAGCTACAGCTCTTGAATTATTAGGTAAAGAAGAATTAATTTCTCAACCAGTTCCACTTAGATGAACTTCTGAAGATCCATATAATGTTGTTTATGTACAAGGGCCATCGATGATCGGTGTTCATACAACTGAAGCAGGTGATCTTGCAACAAAATTATTTGTAAACTGATTAATGACATCAGAAACTACATATGAAAGATTCACAATTCAAGGTAACAGTGGAGCAGAAGAAGTTATTGCAGAAAACTTAACACCACGTGACATGTTCCAAAGTGCTATGGGATACATTCTTCCTTACAAAGGATTTGAAAAGAATACAGATTTCCCTACAAAAGGAAAACTTAACCCATACTTAAAAACAGCATTCGAATTATTCTCAAACGTTGCTAAGTCAACAGATGCAGATGAAGTTCCATATGTAACATTTGAAGAACCAGGGTCAATTTTTGCTGATTCATTCAGAAGTGGAGTTCAAGGAGCATGAGACTCATTACAAGCAGGAATTGATTCAAACAAAGCAGATTCTTCACATGCAAAACCAACATTTGAGGACTTTATTAGAAACGCTACAGTTAAATAA
- a CDS encoding phosphatidylserine/phosphatidylglycerophosphate/cardiolipin synthase family protein → MITKNNLKWLISFIIAFFIVTLTVVFVSFLVLNIYKEVSYFFIFLFYVTNVTFVFVIYSQKKQHESKFSWIYLTMLLPIIGHVIFIVYGFHWKNKNEIKVNKNPIYCLKQYVPLFMKNQNQLSYKSNNLTELTNLNNNVILPANIEFYDEGYRFYDYLFNGINNAKKTIYIITYIIKKSEISDHFLSLLLKKANEGVKIKWLVDDFGAMPSQKRKLSKLSKHPNIEFAYIGKIYYPFINASSFSRNHEKFIIIDNKMVFSGGNNISDEYSSMSKKYGHWIDLNYKITGPYINTYIIHFIKFWKIITNKKIEIRSSLFIDTGDQEYENNSFLILESPNFDYSESEFLWLKLIATAKKSIRICTPYFSVTNALKKQLILALRNNVKITIYFPGLPDKKLVYKISLSQLEELIPYGLEVKIYDDHFLHTKAGIVDDKIAWVGTTNWDSRSMFSQYETMDVFEGKSVQKLIQIFDEYDKKSENMKKNCKNKKKSNLFKKFVFDITKPLI, encoded by the coding sequence ATGATTACTAAAAATAACTTAAAGTGATTAATTTCATTTATAATTGCATTTTTCATTGTTACATTAACTGTTGTTTTTGTATCGTTTTTAGTGCTTAATATTTACAAAGAAGTTTCATATTTTTTCATCTTCTTGTTCTATGTAACTAATGTGACTTTTGTCTTTGTTATTTACAGTCAAAAGAAGCAACATGAGTCGAAATTTTCTTGAATTTATTTAACGATGTTATTACCAATAATCGGACATGTTATTTTTATCGTTTATGGTTTCCATTGAAAAAATAAAAATGAAATTAAGGTTAATAAAAATCCGATTTATTGTTTAAAACAATATGTTCCATTGTTTATGAAAAATCAAAATCAATTAAGTTATAAAAGTAATAATTTAACAGAGCTTACAAATCTTAATAATAATGTCATCCTACCTGCGAATATTGAATTCTATGACGAAGGATATAGATTCTATGATTACTTATTTAATGGAATCAATAATGCAAAAAAAACAATCTACATCATTACATACATAATTAAAAAATCAGAAATCTCAGACCACTTCTTAAGCTTACTACTTAAAAAAGCTAATGAAGGTGTAAAAATTAAATGACTTGTTGATGATTTTGGGGCTATGCCATCACAAAAAAGAAAGTTATCTAAATTATCTAAACATCCAAACATTGAGTTTGCTTATATCGGAAAAATTTATTATCCATTTATTAATGCAAGTAGTTTTTCAAGAAACCATGAGAAGTTTATTATTATAGATAACAAAATGGTTTTCTCAGGTGGAAACAACATTTCAGATGAATATTCATCAATGTCAAAAAAATATGGACACTGAATTGATCTTAACTATAAGATTACAGGTCCATATATAAATACATATATAATTCATTTTATTAAGTTTTGAAAAATAATAACTAATAAAAAAATTGAAATTAGAAGTTCATTATTTATTGATACTGGTGATCAAGAATATGAAAATAATTCATTTTTAATTTTAGAATCACCTAATTTTGACTATTCAGAATCAGAATTTTTATGACTAAAATTAATTGCAACTGCTAAAAAGTCAATTCGTATTTGCACACCATACTTTTCAGTTACTAATGCACTTAAAAAACAATTGATTTTAGCATTGAGAAATAATGTGAAAATCACAATTTACTTCCCAGGGTTACCAGATAAGAAGCTCGTTTATAAAATCAGTTTATCTCAACTTGAAGAATTAATTCCATATGGTTTAGAGGTAAAAATTTATGATGACCATTTTTTACACACTAAAGCAGGGATAGTTGATGACAAAATCGCTTGAGTCGGAACAACTAACTGAGACAGTAGAAGTATGTTTTCACAATATGAAACAATGGACGTTTTTGAAGGAAAATCAGTCCAAAAACTAATTCAGATTTTTGATGAATATGATAAAAAATCTGAAAATATGAAAAAAAACTGTAAAAATAAGAAAAAAAGTAATCTATTTAAGAAATTTGTTTTTGATATAACTAAACCATTGATATAA
- the rplA gene encoding 50S ribosomal protein L1: MAKRVSKNLKAARAAFDRTVAYDLAEAIELAKKTSYAKFDASIDLAFNLNLDVRKADQQLRGAVLLPNGTGKSIRVLVATNNVEKQKAAQEAGADIVVDAQALEQRIKEDQFDFDVMVADPAMMPLLGKYGKKLGPKGLMPNPKTGTVTPTPEKAVEELKKGKANYRTDKAGIVHSLIGKASMSTEALVENAQTLISLIKRLKPAAVKGTYMLNLTVSASMGPSVKIKIEK, from the coding sequence ATGGCTAAAAGAGTTTCTAAAAATTTAAAAGCTGCTAGAGCTGCATTTGACAGAACAGTTGCTTACGATTTAGCTGAAGCTATTGAGCTTGCTAAAAAAACTTCTTACGCAAAATTTGACGCTTCAATCGATTTAGCTTTCAACTTAAACTTAGACGTTCGTAAAGCAGACCAACAATTACGTGGAGCTGTATTACTTCCAAACGGAACAGGTAAATCAATCAGAGTTTTAGTAGCTACAAACAATGTTGAAAAACAAAAAGCTGCACAAGAAGCTGGTGCAGATATTGTTGTTGATGCACAAGCATTAGAACAAAGAATTAAAGAAGATCAATTTGATTTCGATGTTATGGTAGCTGACCCAGCTATGATGCCTTTATTAGGAAAATATGGTAAAAAATTAGGACCTAAAGGTCTTATGCCAAACCCTAAAACAGGTACAGTTACTCCAACACCTGAAAAAGCTGTTGAAGAACTTAAAAAAGGTAAAGCTAACTACCGTACAGACAAAGCCGGTATTGTACACTCATTAATCGGAAAAGCAAGTATGTCAACTGAAGCATTAGTAGAAAATGCACAAACATTAATCTCATTAATTAAAAGATTAAAACCTGCAGCTGTTAAAGGAACATATATGTTAAACTTAACAGTTTCAGCATCAATGGGACCAAGTGTTAAAATTAAAATTGAAAAATAG
- a CDS encoding HAD family hydrolase, with product MNKSFAVFSDVDGTIYGFPHKKLSEKVKEQVLDLSSKNIPFVINTGNPVLEKIKRLARELNSRYLSCSSGAIIYDMQEEKPLHIEIIDPNEAKKVWDLALKADVTLYYAGVNQFYLYNVHDDIYEFLTSFNEYDKWITDGTIPADLHRIEAYGTKEQLEKFVDLYNQSDIKLDLVNVDYLYIEMSNPGVNKGSGMKWLCENIFNADLADVMTIGDSPNDIPMFKLSGYSYAMDNSDQYTKSFAKYYTSDVLQDGLAEAIVDYLYRGDYELKRAVSQMGNIAKTNKKIMY from the coding sequence ATGAATAAATCATTTGCAGTTTTTAGTGATGTGGATGGAACAATTTACGGATTTCCACATAAAAAATTATCAGAAAAAGTAAAAGAACAAGTTTTAGATTTATCATCTAAAAATATTCCATTCGTAATCAACACAGGTAATCCAGTTTTAGAAAAAATTAAACGTTTAGCTAGAGAACTTAATTCAAGATATTTATCTTGTTCAAGTGGTGCGATTATTTATGATATGCAAGAAGAAAAACCATTGCACATTGAAATAATTGATCCTAATGAAGCTAAAAAGGTTTGAGATTTAGCACTCAAAGCTGATGTTACATTATATTATGCAGGTGTTAATCAATTCTACTTATACAACGTTCACGATGATATCTATGAGTTTTTAACATCATTTAATGAATATGATAAGTGAATTACAGATGGAACTATTCCTGCTGATTTACACAGAATTGAAGCTTATGGAACAAAAGAACAATTAGAAAAATTTGTTGATTTATATAATCAATCAGATATTAAGTTAGACTTAGTCAATGTTGATTATTTATATATCGAAATGTCTAATCCTGGAGTAAATAAAGGTTCAGGAATGAAATGATTATGTGAAAACATTTTCAACGCTGATTTAGCTGATGTTATGACAATTGGAGATAGTCCAAACGACATTCCGATGTTTAAATTATCAGGATATTCATATGCAATGGATAATTCTGACCAATATACAAAATCATTTGCAAAATATTACACATCAGATGTGCTTCAAGATGGATTAGCTGAAGCTATTGTTGATTATTTATATCGTGGAGATTATGAACTTAAAAGAGCTGTTTCTCAAATGGGAAATATTGCGAAAACAAATAAGAAAATTATGTACTAA
- a CDS encoding DDE-type integrase/transposase/recombinase encodes MNRLNLFCLIRKRKRTENKKYKCKIYWFSKSRLQRSKNQIIATDVTYIQAPKDCENNFVFLSVAIDHKSKYIVNYNLSTRNDLELVIQHMSKIKLNQKWIAHSDHGFQYSSKIM; translated from the coding sequence ATGAATAGATTAAATTTGTTTTGTTTAATTAGAAAAAGAAAAAGGACAGAGAACAAAAAATACAAATGTAAAATTTATTGATTTAGTAAATCGAGATTACAAAGGTCAAAAAATCAAATTATTGCAACAGATGTAACATATATACAAGCCCCAAAAGATTGTGAAAACAATTTTGTTTTCTTGTCAGTTGCCATTGATCATAAAAGTAAATATATTGTTAATTACAATCTTTCAACAAGAAATGATCTTGAACTGGTTATACAACATATGTCAAAAATAAAATTAAATCAAAAATGAATTGCACATTCTGATCATGGATTTCAATATTCTTCAAAAATTATGTAG
- a CDS encoding TrkA family potassium uptake protein has product MKLKYENEIVVIGTGRFGQAVIDQLIKLKKDVVILDKDDENAKLYADEVDKIIIGDAADTRTLQAIGIDQMETVVVAVSDNIEIVAALLELKVKNIIARASTKRHARVLKQIGVNVIIRPEFESGTRTALIAANKNFIRYSETLQEIGGNFVVGSTKIKNQNLFNKQVKEIGLNEKSITIVLIQSADKVFKLATGDVTLHKDDNITIIGEIGDVTTALEWFNKVD; this is encoded by the coding sequence ATGAAACTCAAATATGAAAATGAAATAGTAGTTATCGGAACAGGAAGATTCGGTCAAGCTGTTATCGATCAATTAATTAAACTTAAAAAAGACGTTGTTATTTTAGATAAAGATGATGAAAATGCGAAACTTTATGCAGATGAAGTTGACAAAATTATCATTGGTGATGCAGCTGATACAAGAACACTTCAAGCTATTGGTATTGACCAAATGGAAACCGTTGTTGTTGCTGTATCAGACAACATCGAAATTGTTGCTGCACTTTTAGAACTTAAAGTAAAAAACATTATTGCAAGAGCATCTACAAAACGTCATGCAAGAGTTTTAAAGCAAATTGGAGTTAACGTTATTATTCGTCCTGAGTTTGAATCAGGTACAAGAACAGCATTAATTGCAGCTAACAAAAACTTTATTAGATATAGTGAAACACTTCAAGAAATTGGAGGAAACTTTGTTGTTGGTTCAACAAAAATTAAAAACCAAAACTTATTTAACAAACAAGTTAAGGAAATTGGTTTAAATGAAAAGAGTATCACTATTGTTTTAATTCAATCAGCTGATAAGGTTTTTAAACTTGCAACAGGTGATGTTACATTACATAAAGATGACAATATTACAATCATCGGTGAGATAGGTGATGTAACAACTGCGCTTGAATGATTTAATAAAGTAGACTAA
- a CDS encoding M42 family peptidase has translation MNNKEQFKNQLIKYLEIEAMSRYEEPVADELRKNISSVYLISRDKLGSIIFHKPSKNPSAPKVMIAAHMDEVGYIVRRIEKSGQLLLSPIGGIWASTVIGTKAKLITANKEYLGVFGHTSIHIMENSKVSKAMTNNELYADFGFKNEQEAIAAGVTIGDRVQMSGETILFDNPDLIGGKAMDNRAGVTVLEFIANEVADLDLDVDLYLVGTVQEEVGTRGARSSVALVNPDVAIALDTTSSHDTPDVIPGTTALFKGAALRIKDGGTLMDTKLVQFFEEVAVKYKIPAYKFVAMGGGTDAHELQFGKGGAATLTISLPQRYLHSPIGVCSISDLIAAKDLLVNFLKDFNKTNYDKIKYI, from the coding sequence ATGAACAACAAAGAACAATTTAAAAATCAATTAATTAAATACTTAGAAATCGAAGCTATGTCAAGATACGAAGAACCTGTAGCGGATGAATTAAGAAAAAATATTTCATCAGTTTACTTAATTTCAAGAGATAAATTAGGTTCAATCATTTTTCACAAACCATCTAAAAATCCATCTGCTCCAAAAGTTATGATTGCAGCACATATGGATGAAGTAGGTTACATTGTAAGAAGAATTGAAAAATCAGGGCAATTATTATTAAGTCCAATTGGTGGAATTTGAGCTTCAACAGTTATTGGAACAAAAGCTAAATTAATCACAGCAAACAAAGAATATTTAGGTGTATTTGGACACACAAGTATTCACATTATGGAAAATTCTAAAGTTTCAAAAGCTATGACTAATAATGAACTTTATGCTGATTTTGGATTTAAAAATGAACAAGAAGCAATAGCGGCAGGAGTAACAATTGGTGATAGAGTTCAAATGAGTGGAGAAACTATTTTATTTGATAATCCTGATTTAATCGGTGGAAAAGCAATGGACAATAGAGCAGGTGTAACTGTTTTAGAATTTATTGCAAATGAAGTTGCTGATTTAGATCTAGATGTTGATTTATATTTAGTTGGAACAGTTCAAGAAGAAGTTGGAACGAGAGGAGCAAGAAGTTCAGTTGCACTTGTTAATCCAGATGTTGCAATAGCACTTGATACAACTTCTTCACACGATACACCAGATGTAATTCCAGGAACAACAGCATTATTTAAAGGTGCTGCTCTTAGAATTAAAGATGGTGGAACATTAATGGATACAAAATTAGTTCAATTCTTTGAAGAAGTTGCTGTTAAATATAAAATTCCAGCTTACAAATTTGTTGCAATGGGTGGAGGTACAGATGCACATGAGCTTCAATTTGGAAAAGGTGGAGCTGCAACTTTAACAATTTCACTTCCACAAAGATATTTACATAGCCCTATTGGTGTTTGCTCAATTTCTGATTTAATAGCTGCTAAAGATTTATTGGTTAACTTTTTAAAAGATTTTAATAAGACAAACTATGATAAAATAAAATATATTTAA
- a CDS encoding DUF4231 domain-containing protein: MKKKNITMNAYFKLYRETKLKLIVYSVLYYLLNASIILFTLLNGVIAILFLAGASSYYPDGMTNPYKSFLNLNSNYIILLTIVNAIITFTSGILSFFVINKKAIFYQTKIKAIQLEHLLYKSKLHIYKDLNNKEANFTLFKRTMSILEIDRYKSSDIEKEVNNGQRQN; encoded by the coding sequence ATGAAAAAGAAAAACATTACAATGAACGCTTATTTCAAGCTTTATAGAGAAACAAAACTTAAGCTTATTGTGTATTCAGTTTTATATTATTTACTAAATGCATCAATAATCTTGTTTACACTTTTAAACGGTGTGATAGCAATTTTATTCCTTGCAGGAGCATCTTCTTATTATCCTGATGGTATGACTAATCCGTACAAAAGTTTTTTAAACTTAAATAGTAACTACATTATCTTGTTAACAATTGTTAATGCAATAATCACTTTTACTTCAGGTATATTATCATTCTTTGTTATTAATAAAAAAGCAATCTTTTATCAAACTAAAATTAAAGCAATTCAACTTGAACACCTTTTATACAAATCTAAATTACACATATATAAGGATTTAAATAATAAAGAAGCAAACTTTACATTATTTAAAAGAACAATGAGCATATTAGAAATAGACAGATATAAATCAAGCGATATTGAAAAAGAGGTTAATAATGGACAAAGACAAAACTAA
- the rpsT gene encoding 30S ribosomal protein S20 has translation MANIKSKVKSIAKMEKARVKNAAMKSRVKTAIRKAREAVLAKDAKAAELVAFAHKTIAKAVSKGVFHPNKGARKRSRLDEFVNKNK, from the coding sequence ATGGCTAACATTAAATCTAAAGTTAAAAGTATAGCTAAGATGGAAAAAGCTCGTGTTAAAAACGCTGCTATGAAATCAAGAGTTAAAACAGCTATACGTAAAGCTAGAGAAGCTGTTTTAGCTAAAGATGCAAAAGCTGCTGAATTAGTTGCATTTGCTCACAAAACAATTGCTAAAGCTGTTTCTAAAGGTGTTTTCCACCCAAACAAAGGTGCTAGAAAACGTTCACGTTTAGATGAATTTGTAAACAAAAACAAATAG
- a CDS encoding potassium transporter TrkG, translated as MSKTSYSIKLRIQNSRLAKLIRRFWYWKNNISKLKYLLFIYLLIILVSSLILFSPIAQNPEAARVKYIDAFFTTASAFSDTGLVTVDTFSQWNDLGQAIIAILILAGGIGIFALKFFAINYLFGKKTSTLAEIKIMQTERGVSDVTQTTKLIISSVKFIFICICLFSVILTFYFYFATPKHTEGMKQILTDGSFKNPQGNFVLSLKYGIFHTISAINNAGFDIMSSSSLMPYYQNYFLQICFIILLIIGGLGYPALHDIVSYIKRKLRRKDTQFKFSIFTKVSLTTYVIVFLIGFGISLGFELSSSNPYSLWNQYHLPVGVGNETHKAYIEWFSKGANVQDLELEKFSNLKQYIEKGQLYGNTFDKFFAVFFTSLSTRSAGFATVNMKHFTHGSTFVFIFMMIIGSAPASTGGGIRTTTLALIILGLYRILFGRPRVRVFKRAINQDTVNMSAKILTIATIIILIASMILFSSFQDYGGKIENAFLQDPNEGFSMENLIFEVASAFGTTGLSSGITKNLNIVSKLTLIIVMFIGQFGISSTLNVWKRKKDFSRTYEYVEADIIIG; from the coding sequence TTGAGTAAGACTTCTTATAGTATCAAGTTAAGGATTCAGAACTCGAGATTAGCAAAATTAATTAGAAGGTTTTGATATTGAAAAAACAACATATCAAAACTTAAGTATTTATTATTTATTTACTTATTGATTATTCTAGTTTCCAGTTTGATTTTGTTCTCACCAATAGCACAAAATCCTGAAGCTGCACGTGTTAAATACATTGATGCATTTTTCACAACAGCTAGTGCATTTAGTGATACCGGTTTGGTGACTGTTGATACATTTAGCCAGTGAAATGATTTAGGTCAAGCAATTATTGCTATCTTGATTTTAGCTGGTGGAATTGGTATTTTTGCACTTAAGTTTTTTGCCATTAACTACTTATTTGGTAAAAAAACATCCACCCTTGCTGAAATTAAAATTATGCAAACTGAACGGGGTGTATCTGATGTCACACAGACTACGAAATTAATTATTTCATCAGTTAAATTTATTTTTATTTGTATTTGTTTATTCAGTGTTATTCTTACATTTTATTTCTATTTCGCAACACCAAAACATACAGAGGGAATGAAACAAATTTTAACTGATGGTTCATTCAAAAATCCTCAAGGTAATTTTGTTCTTTCTTTAAAATATGGAATTTTCCATACTATATCAGCAATCAATAATGCTGGTTTTGATATTATGTCAAGCTCTTCACTTATGCCGTATTATCAAAATTACTTCTTACAAATTTGCTTTATTATCTTACTTATTATTGGTGGATTAGGTTATCCAGCTCTTCACGATATTGTGTCTTACATAAAACGCAAACTTAGAAGAAAGGATACACAATTTAAATTTTCAATATTCACCAAAGTTTCACTTACAACTTATGTAATTGTATTTTTAATTGGATTTGGAATTTCCTTAGGATTTGAACTTTCATCTTCAAATCCATATTCATTGTGAAATCAATATCACTTACCTGTGGGTGTTGGTAATGAAACTCACAAAGCTTACATTGAATGATTCTCAAAAGGTGCAAATGTCCAAGATTTAGAATTAGAAAAATTCTCAAATCTTAAGCAATACATTGAAAAAGGTCAATTATACGGAAATACATTTGATAAATTCTTTGCAGTATTCTTCACATCTCTTTCAACAAGAAGTGCTGGATTCGCTACTGTAAATATGAAACATTTTACACACGGTTCAACCTTTGTGTTTATCTTTATGATGATAATTGGTTCAGCTCCTGCATCAACTGGTGGAGGTATAAGAACCACAACTTTAGCTCTTATAATTCTAGGTCTATATAGAATTTTATTTGGTAGACCGAGAGTTAGAGTGTTTAAGAGAGCTATCAACCAAGACACTGTTAATATGTCTGCAAAAATATTAACAATTGCAACAATTATTATTCTTATTGCTTCAATGATTCTATTCAGTTCATTCCAAGATTATGGTGGAAAAATCGAAAATGCATTCTTGCAAGATCCTAATGAAGGATTCTCGATGGAGAATTTAATTTTCGAAGTAGCAAGTGCCTTTGGAACAACTGGTTTATCATCAGGAATTACAAAAAACTTAAATATAGTTTCAAAATTAACATTAATTATTGTAATGTTCATTGGGCAATTTGGAATTAGTTCAACACTTAATGTTTGAAAACGTAAAAAAGATTTTAGTCGTACCTATGAATATGTTGAAGCTGACATTATCATTGGTTAA